The following are from one region of the Longimicrobium sp. genome:
- a CDS encoding CheR family methyltransferase gives MSQPADPHFEQLLEFLRDNRGFDFTGYKRATLVRRVEKRMAEVEVDGFAAYQAFLEAHPGEFTALFNTILINVTGFWRDPEAWSVLMNEHLAPILGDSDAPVRVWSAGCASGEETYTLAMMFSEVLGAEGFRERVKIYATDVDEEALAHARSAAYNARAMESLPPELREKYFEPAPGGTYAFRADLRRQVIFGRHDLVRDAPISHLDLLVSRNALMYFNAETQGRILTRFHFGLKDGGTLFLGKAEMMRSHGDLFAPVDLKARIFRKTARAARRDRLLTLGQPARAEGHERLVHQLRIREAALDVQPNAQLVVDRKGTLVLASAQARAIFGLVPADLGRSLHDLTISYRPVDLRTRIEQVYGDPRVLHLPGVEHLLPDGAIRTFELILAPLVDRDDAIVGVSVSFVDVSQEQQVRAQLMEANQELETAFEELQSTNEELETTNEELQSTIEELETTNEELQSSNEELETMNEELQSTNEELETINNEIQRRTGELNDVNSYMTAILTSLSSAVVVLDRDSDIRIWSRKAEELWGLRGEEVEGVAFQNLDIGFPVERLKAPVRACIEGRSEHEELTLDAVNRRGRTIRCHVTCTPFAGADREIRGAVLVMHEFEDPADQAGG, from the coding sequence ATGAGCCAGCCCGCAGATCCCCACTTCGAACAGCTCCTGGAGTTCCTCCGCGACAACCGGGGCTTCGACTTCACCGGCTACAAGCGAGCCACCCTGGTGCGCCGCGTGGAGAAGCGGATGGCCGAGGTGGAGGTGGACGGCTTCGCCGCCTACCAGGCCTTCCTGGAAGCCCATCCGGGGGAGTTCACCGCGCTCTTCAACACCATCCTCATCAACGTCACCGGTTTCTGGCGCGACCCCGAAGCGTGGTCCGTGCTGATGAACGAGCACCTGGCGCCCATCCTCGGCGACTCGGATGCGCCGGTGCGGGTGTGGAGCGCCGGGTGCGCGTCTGGCGAGGAGACGTACACGCTGGCGATGATGTTCTCCGAGGTGCTGGGGGCGGAGGGCTTCCGCGAGCGGGTGAAGATCTACGCCACCGACGTGGACGAGGAGGCGCTGGCGCATGCCCGCTCCGCCGCGTACAACGCGCGGGCCATGGAGTCGCTGCCGCCGGAGCTGCGCGAGAAGTACTTCGAGCCCGCCCCGGGTGGGACGTACGCCTTCCGCGCCGACCTGCGCCGCCAGGTGATCTTCGGCCGGCACGACCTGGTGCGCGACGCGCCCATCAGCCACCTGGATCTGCTGGTCTCGCGCAACGCGCTGATGTACTTCAACGCGGAGACGCAGGGGCGCATCCTGACGCGCTTCCACTTTGGGCTCAAGGACGGCGGCACCCTCTTTTTGGGAAAGGCGGAGATGATGAGGTCGCACGGGGACCTCTTCGCCCCGGTGGACCTCAAGGCGCGCATCTTCCGCAAGACGGCGCGCGCGGCCCGGCGCGACCGGCTGCTGACGCTGGGGCAGCCCGCGCGCGCCGAGGGGCACGAGCGGCTGGTGCACCAGCTCCGCATCCGCGAAGCCGCGCTGGACGTGCAGCCCAACGCGCAGCTCGTGGTGGACCGCAAGGGCACCCTGGTCCTGGCCAGCGCGCAGGCCCGCGCCATCTTCGGGCTGGTGCCGGCGGACCTGGGGCGCTCGCTGCACGACCTCACCATCTCGTACCGGCCGGTGGACCTGCGCACCCGCATCGAGCAGGTGTACGGCGATCCGCGCGTCCTGCACCTCCCCGGCGTGGAGCACCTGCTCCCCGACGGAGCCATACGCACCTTCGAGTTGATCCTGGCGCCGCTGGTGGACCGCGACGACGCCATCGTGGGGGTGAGCGTCTCCTTCGTGGACGTGTCGCAGGAGCAGCAGGTGCGGGCTCAGCTCATGGAGGCCAACCAGGAGCTGGAGACGGCGTTCGAGGAGCTGCAGAGCACCAACGAGGAGCTGGAAACGACCAACGAGGAGCTGCAGAGCACCATCGAGGAGCTGGAGACGACCAACGAGGAGCTCCAGAGCAGCAACGAGGAGCTGGAGACGATGAACGAGGAGCTCCAATCCACCAACGAGGAGCTGGAGACGATCAACAACGAGATCCAGCGCCGCACGGGGGAGCTGAACGACGTCAACAGCTACATGACGGCGATCCTCACCTCGCTGAGCTCCGCCGTGGTGGTGCTGGACCGCGACTCGGACATCCGCATCTGGAGCCGCAAGGCCGAGGAGCTGTGGGGGCTGCGCGGGGAGGAGGTGGAGGGGGTGGCGTTCCAGAACCTGGACATCGGCTTCCCGGTGGAGCGCCTCAAGGCCCCGGTCCGCGCCTGCATCGAGGGCCGCTCCGAGCACGAGGAGCTGACGCTGGACGCCGTCAACCGCCGCGGCCGCACCATCCGGTGCCACGTCACCTGCACCCCCTTCGCCGGCGCCGACCGCGAGATCCGCGGCGCCGTCCTGGTGATGCACGAATTCGAAGACCCCGCCGATCAGGCCGGAGGATGA
- a CDS encoding chemotaxis protein CheB, whose amino-acid sequence MDSTPPPCLVVIASSLGGIQALRHILSQLPADLPASVVVVQHLEPGRRSRLAEVLGMVSALPVCEALGGEALNDGRVFVAPPDRHVVVDGGGRLQLSDAPPVRFSRPAADPLFASAAERFGAGVVGVVLTGCDSDGSLGVRAIKEGGGTVLVQDPATATVESMPRNAIATGTADDVLPLEQIAGRIVQAVTQSA is encoded by the coding sequence TTGGATTCCACACCGCCGCCGTGCCTGGTGGTGATCGCGTCGTCGCTTGGGGGCATCCAGGCGCTGCGCCACATCCTCTCCCAGCTCCCGGCCGACCTCCCCGCCTCGGTGGTGGTGGTGCAGCACCTGGAGCCCGGGCGCCGCAGCCGGCTGGCCGAGGTGCTGGGGATGGTCAGCGCGCTTCCCGTGTGCGAGGCGCTCGGCGGCGAGGCGCTGAACGACGGGCGGGTGTTCGTGGCGCCGCCGGACCGGCACGTGGTGGTGGATGGTGGCGGGCGGCTCCAGCTTTCGGATGCGCCCCCGGTCCGCTTCTCGCGCCCCGCGGCCGATCCGCTCTTCGCCTCGGCCGCGGAACGGTTCGGAGCCGGGGTGGTGGGCGTGGTCCTCACCGGGTGCGACTCCGACGGGAGCCTGGGAGTCCGCGCCATCAAGGAGGGCGGGGGCACCGTGCTGGTGCAGGACCCCGCCACGGCGACCGTCGAGAGCATGCCCCGCAACGCCATCGCCACCGGAACCGCGGACGACGTGCTCCCCCTGGAGCAGATCGCCGGCCGCATCGTACAGGCCGTAACGCAGAGCGCATGA
- a CDS encoding chemotaxis protein CheB, with the protein MTGRDIIVMGGSAGAVEGMTQIVAGFPADLPAAVFVVVHFPPYSTSVLPRILTRAGPLTAVHPSDGDRIEHGTIYVAPPDHHLLLEDGRIRLTRGPRENGHRPAVDTLFRSAARAYGPRVAAVVITGNLDDGTAGLGAVRARGGAAVVQDPADALHPGMPSSALAVVGADHVVPLDRISATLVELATSPLPDSEPPVPNRLDKEADIAVMDFDAMQDDERPGTPAGYSCPECHGSLFEIQEAEVVRYRCRVGHAYGVESLLAHQGHAVESALWTAMLALKERAALSRKMADRLRARGGDLSANRFGEQADEADVRAGVILEVLRNLGLAGGQEAERSLEARTALEQPLLEQAGD; encoded by the coding sequence GTGACTGGACGGGACATCATCGTGATGGGCGGCTCGGCCGGGGCGGTCGAGGGGATGACGCAGATCGTGGCGGGGTTCCCCGCCGATCTTCCGGCGGCGGTCTTCGTGGTGGTGCACTTCCCCCCGTACAGCACCAGCGTGCTCCCCCGCATCCTGACCCGGGCCGGTCCGCTCACCGCCGTGCACCCGTCCGACGGCGACCGCATCGAGCACGGCACCATCTACGTGGCGCCGCCGGACCACCACCTCCTGCTGGAGGACGGGCGCATCCGGCTCACGCGCGGCCCGCGCGAGAACGGGCACCGGCCGGCCGTGGACACCCTCTTCCGCAGCGCCGCCCGCGCGTACGGCCCGCGCGTGGCCGCCGTGGTCATTACCGGCAACCTGGACGACGGCACGGCCGGGCTGGGCGCGGTGCGCGCGCGCGGCGGTGCCGCCGTGGTGCAGGACCCGGCGGACGCCCTGCACCCGGGGATGCCGAGCAGTGCCCTGGCCGTGGTGGGCGCGGACCACGTGGTGCCGCTGGACCGGATCTCCGCCACGCTGGTGGAGCTCGCCACCAGCCCCCTTCCCGACTCGGAGCCACCCGTGCCAAACCGACTCGACAAAGAGGCCGACATCGCGGTGATGGACTTCGACGCGATGCAGGACGACGAGCGCCCCGGCACCCCCGCGGGCTACAGCTGCCCGGAGTGCCACGGCTCGCTCTTCGAGATCCAGGAGGCGGAGGTGGTGCGCTACCGCTGCCGGGTGGGGCACGCCTACGGGGTGGAGTCGCTGCTGGCGCACCAGGGCCACGCGGTGGAGTCGGCCCTGTGGACGGCAATGCTGGCGCTGAAGGAGCGCGCCGCCCTCTCGCGGAAGATGGCCGACCGCCTCCGCGCCCGCGGCGGCGACCTCTCGGCAAACCGCTTCGGCGAACAGGCGGACGAAGCGGACGTGCGCGCGGGGGTGATCCTGGAGGTGCTGCGCAACCTGGGCCTCGCCGGCGGCCAGGAAGCCGAGCGCTCGCTGGAGGCCCGCACCGCGCTGGAGCAGCCGCTGCTGGAGCAGGCGGGAGACTGA
- a CDS encoding beta-N-acetylglucosaminidase domain-containing protein has protein sequence MEPELGIIEGFYGKPWTWEERAATVEFLAPHGYRFFMYAPKADTFLRRRWQEEYPEESARGLATLADACRRAGVRFGVGLSPYEIFNGFDAAAHDALARKLAFFDELGVQDLAILFDDMRGDTPDLAARQVEIVHWAAERTRANRLLVCPSYYSDDPVLDRAFGRRPDGYLEQLGAALDPSIEVFWTGEEVCSREITPGHLERVTGQLRRKPFLWDNYPVNDGPRMSQYLHVRAFTGRPASLRGHVAAHGINPALQPTLSLIPALTLPECYRLGDAYAYGDAFRTAAMAVLGASLGTRVWEDVLVLQNVGLDRLEEKEAALRERYGAEEHPGAREIIAWLDGAYRITDEIVQTQ, from the coding sequence ATGGAACCGGAGCTCGGCATTATCGAAGGGTTTTACGGAAAGCCCTGGACGTGGGAAGAGCGCGCCGCGACGGTGGAGTTCCTGGCGCCGCACGGGTACCGCTTCTTCATGTACGCGCCCAAGGCGGACACCTTTCTGCGCCGCCGTTGGCAGGAGGAGTACCCGGAGGAGAGCGCCCGCGGCCTCGCCACCCTCGCGGACGCCTGCCGGCGGGCGGGAGTGCGCTTCGGAGTGGGGCTTAGCCCGTACGAGATCTTCAACGGCTTCGACGCCGCCGCGCACGACGCCCTCGCCCGCAAGCTCGCCTTCTTCGACGAGCTTGGGGTGCAGGACCTGGCGATCCTCTTCGACGACATGCGCGGCGACACCCCCGACCTCGCGGCGCGCCAGGTGGAGATCGTCCACTGGGCCGCGGAACGGACCCGGGCGAACCGCCTCCTCGTCTGCCCCAGCTACTACTCCGACGACCCGGTGCTCGACCGCGCCTTCGGCCGCCGGCCGGATGGATACCTGGAGCAGCTCGGCGCGGCGCTCGACCCTTCGATCGAGGTGTTCTGGACGGGCGAAGAGGTATGCTCGCGCGAGATCACGCCCGGACACCTGGAGCGCGTAACGGGGCAGCTTCGCCGCAAGCCGTTCCTGTGGGACAACTATCCGGTCAACGACGGCCCGCGCATGTCGCAGTACCTGCACGTGCGCGCCTTCACCGGGCGTCCGGCCAGCCTGCGCGGTCACGTGGCGGCGCACGGCATCAACCCGGCGCTGCAGCCCACCCTGTCGCTGATCCCCGCGCTGACCCTTCCGGAGTGCTACCGCCTGGGCGACGCCTACGCGTACGGCGACGCCTTTCGCACCGCCGCCATGGCCGTGCTGGGCGCATCGCTCGGCACGCGCGTGTGGGAAGACGTGCTGGTGCTGCAGAACGTGGGGCTGGACCGGCTGGAGGAAAAGGAAGCGGCCCTCCGCGAGCGTTACGGCGCCGAAGAGCATCCGGGCGCCCGCGAGATCATCGCCTGGCTGGACGGCGCGTACCGCATCACGGACGAGATCGTGCAGACGCAGTAG
- a CDS encoding response regulator, with protein sequence MASPTILYVEDHPSVRQAVLMSLQLVGFGVLGADDGVEGVEMALKHHPDLVLMDLHLPRMDGWEALATLRGDPLTAGIPVIACTAGDLDPDRARAAGFADFLAKPFQAPRLIAAIRAQLPAEAESTGGENTGG encoded by the coding sequence ATGGCCTCTCCCACGATCCTCTACGTGGAGGACCACCCCTCCGTCCGCCAGGCCGTGCTGATGTCGCTGCAGCTGGTGGGCTTCGGCGTGCTGGGTGCGGACGATGGGGTGGAGGGGGTGGAGATGGCGCTGAAGCACCACCCGGACCTGGTGCTGATGGACCTGCACCTCCCGCGGATGGACGGCTGGGAAGCCCTCGCCACCCTCCGCGGCGACCCGCTGACGGCCGGCATCCCGGTGATCGCCTGCACCGCCGGCGACCTGGACCCGGACCGTGCCCGCGCCGCCGGCTTCGCCGACTTCCTCGCCAAGCCCTTCCAGGCACCGCGCCTGATCGCGGCGATCCGGGCGCAATTGCCGGCCGAGGCCGAAAGCACCGGGGGCGAGAACACCGGGGGCTGA
- the recA gene encoding recombinase RecA, translating to MNADKTKALNVAIGQIEKAYGKGAIMRMGVDGPMVKVSAISTSAIHLDAAIGVGGVPRGRITEIFGPESSGKTTLCLHLIANVQAEGGIAAFVDAEHALDIEYARKLGVDVDNLLVSQPDNGEQALEITETLIRSGAVDLVVVDSVAALVPRAEIEGEMGDSHMGLHARLMSQALRKVTGAINRTQATLVFTNQIREKIGVMFGSPETTTGGRALKFYASLRLDVRRIGTIKDREVAVGNKTQVKVVKNKVAPPFKQVVFDIMWGTGIDRFGTIVDLGVEHDVISKSGSWFNYGDLRLGQGRENVKAFLQENVPLATEIEDKVKIKAGFVVEVA from the coding sequence ATGAACGCTGACAAGACGAAGGCGCTGAACGTCGCGATCGGACAGATCGAGAAGGCGTACGGCAAGGGCGCGATCATGCGCATGGGCGTGGACGGCCCCATGGTGAAGGTGAGCGCCATCTCCACCAGCGCCATCCACCTCGACGCCGCCATCGGCGTGGGCGGAGTGCCGCGCGGGCGCATCACGGAGATCTTTGGGCCGGAGTCGTCCGGCAAGACCACGCTCTGCCTACACCTGATCGCCAACGTCCAGGCCGAGGGCGGCATCGCGGCCTTCGTGGACGCCGAGCACGCGCTCGACATCGAGTACGCCCGCAAGCTGGGGGTGGACGTGGACAACCTCCTCGTGTCGCAGCCGGACAACGGCGAGCAGGCGCTGGAGATCACCGAGACGCTCATCCGCAGCGGCGCGGTGGACCTGGTGGTGGTGGACTCCGTGGCCGCCCTGGTGCCACGCGCCGAGATCGAGGGGGAGATGGGCGACAGTCACATGGGGCTGCACGCGCGCCTCATGAGCCAGGCGCTGCGCAAGGTCACCGGCGCCATCAACCGCACCCAGGCCACGCTCGTCTTCACCAACCAGATCCGCGAGAAGATCGGCGTGATGTTCGGCTCGCCGGAGACGACCACGGGCGGGCGCGCGCTGAAGTTCTACGCCTCGCTGCGGCTGGACGTGCGGCGCATCGGCACCATCAAGGACCGCGAAGTCGCCGTTGGCAACAAGACGCAGGTCAAGGTGGTGAAGAACAAGGTGGCGCCGCCCTTCAAGCAGGTGGTGTTCGACATCATGTGGGGCACCGGCATCGACCGCTTCGGCACCATCGTGGACCTGGGCGTGGAGCACGACGTGATCTCCAAGTCCGGCTCCTGGTTCAACTACGGCGACCTGCGCCTGGGCCAGGGCCGCGAGAACGTCAAGGCGTTCCTCCAGGAGAACGTCCCCCTCGCCACCGAGATCGAGGACAAGGTCAAGATCAAGGCGGGGTTCGTGGTGGAGGTGGCGTGA
- a CDS encoding alpha-1,4-glucan--maltose-1-phosphate maltosyltransferase, whose product MPGQIEASRKVVIEEVTPQLDCGRYAIKREVGDTIEVRADIFKEGHDAISAAIWYRPEDEEEWREAPMKFWDNDRWTGSFTPDRNCRWYYTVVAWTDFFGTWQSDLRKKYDAGQEVVLELFEGAEIVARTAAAAPEAERETILEHLAEMIGDVLDHEAAPETWKWAAFEKGAAAAEDRTIAERVAAALDTGLLKVIERVPLREDLTQFEPVLPVQVDRVAARFAAWYELFPRSMADDPTRHGTWDDVIAKLPYVRDMGFDVLYFPPIHPIGLAFRKGKNNTLGAGPDQPGSPYAIGSKDGGHREVHPELGSMKEFRRMVAAAAEHGLEIALDFAIQVSPDHPYAKAHPSWFFVRPDGSIKYAENPPKKYQDIYPLNFYGDDWEAQWKEWRDVIRHWVEQGVKIFRVDNPHTKPVQFWEWMIREVQRQHPEVIFLSEAFTRPKMMRALAKAGFSQSYTYFTWRNFKAEIIEYLEELTQGPMKDYFRGNLFPNTPDINPEFLQRGGRPAFMIRAVLATTLSSVYGIYSGFELCEGTPLAPGKEEYLDSEKYELKAWDWDRPGNIRGLIRRLNEIRKQNRALHEYDNLRFYPAENDNILFYGKMTPDKASLIFVAVNLDPFSAHEGMLHFPLPDMGIGWHDPWEVEELLTGERHFWHGGSHWIRLDPGAPARIFRVRAWRSSEHGFDYFMEPTLV is encoded by the coding sequence ATGCCGGGACAGATAGAGGCGAGCCGGAAGGTGGTCATCGAAGAGGTGACGCCGCAGCTCGATTGCGGGCGCTACGCCATCAAGCGCGAAGTGGGCGACACCATCGAGGTGCGCGCGGACATCTTCAAGGAAGGGCACGACGCCATCTCGGCCGCCATCTGGTACCGGCCAGAGGACGAGGAGGAGTGGCGTGAGGCGCCGATGAAGTTCTGGGACAACGACCGCTGGACCGGCTCGTTCACCCCCGACCGCAACTGCCGCTGGTACTATACGGTCGTAGCCTGGACCGACTTCTTCGGCACCTGGCAGAGCGACCTGCGCAAGAAGTACGACGCCGGACAGGAGGTGGTGCTGGAGCTGTTCGAGGGCGCCGAGATCGTCGCGCGCACCGCGGCGGCGGCGCCGGAGGCGGAGCGCGAGACGATCCTGGAACACCTCGCCGAGATGATCGGCGACGTGCTGGACCACGAGGCCGCGCCCGAGACGTGGAAGTGGGCCGCCTTCGAAAAGGGCGCCGCCGCCGCCGAGGACCGCACCATCGCGGAGCGCGTGGCCGCCGCGCTGGACACGGGGCTCCTGAAGGTGATCGAGCGCGTTCCGCTGCGCGAGGATCTCACGCAGTTCGAGCCCGTCCTTCCCGTGCAGGTGGACCGGGTGGCGGCGCGCTTCGCGGCGTGGTACGAGCTCTTCCCGCGCTCCATGGCCGACGACCCCACCCGCCACGGCACGTGGGACGACGTCATCGCCAAGCTGCCGTACGTGCGCGACATGGGCTTCGACGTCCTCTACTTTCCGCCGATCCACCCGATCGGGCTGGCGTTCAGAAAGGGGAAGAACAACACGCTGGGCGCCGGGCCGGACCAGCCGGGGTCGCCGTACGCCATCGGCAGCAAGGACGGCGGGCACCGCGAGGTGCACCCGGAGCTGGGGTCGATGAAGGAGTTCCGCCGCATGGTGGCCGCCGCGGCGGAGCACGGGCTGGAGATCGCGCTCGACTTCGCCATCCAGGTCTCCCCCGACCACCCGTACGCCAAAGCGCACCCGAGCTGGTTTTTCGTGCGGCCTGACGGGTCGATCAAGTACGCGGAGAACCCGCCCAAGAAGTACCAGGACATCTACCCGCTCAACTTCTACGGCGACGACTGGGAAGCGCAGTGGAAGGAGTGGCGCGACGTCATCCGGCACTGGGTGGAGCAGGGGGTGAAGATCTTTCGCGTGGACAACCCGCACACCAAGCCCGTACAGTTCTGGGAGTGGATGATCCGCGAGGTGCAGCGGCAGCACCCCGAGGTGATCTTCCTCTCCGAGGCCTTCACGCGCCCCAAGATGATGCGGGCGCTGGCCAAGGCCGGCTTCAGCCAGAGCTACACGTACTTCACCTGGCGCAACTTCAAGGCGGAGATCATCGAGTACCTGGAGGAGCTGACGCAGGGGCCGATGAAGGACTACTTCCGCGGCAACCTCTTCCCCAACACGCCGGACATCAACCCGGAGTTCCTGCAGCGCGGCGGCCGCCCCGCGTTCATGATCCGCGCGGTGCTGGCGACCACCCTGTCCTCCGTCTACGGCATCTACAGCGGCTTCGAGCTGTGTGAGGGGACGCCGCTGGCGCCGGGAAAGGAGGAGTACCTGGACAGCGAGAAGTACGAGCTGAAGGCGTGGGACTGGGACCGTCCGGGCAACATCCGCGGCCTCATCCGCCGCCTCAACGAGATCCGCAAGCAGAACCGCGCGCTGCACGAGTACGACAACCTGCGCTTCTATCCAGCGGAGAACGACAACATCCTCTTCTATGGGAAGATGACGCCGGACAAGGCGAGCCTCATCTTCGTGGCCGTGAACCTGGACCCGTTTTCGGCGCACGAGGGGATGCTGCACTTCCCGCTGCCGGACATGGGGATCGGCTGGCACGACCCGTGGGAGGTGGAGGAGCTGCTGACCGGCGAGCGCCACTTCTGGCACGGCGGCTCGCACTGGATCCGCCTCGACCCCGGCGCCCCCGCGCGCATCTTCCGCGTCCGCGCGTGGCGCAGCTCGGAGCACGGCTTCGACTACTTCATGGAGCCGACGCTGGTGTAA